A DNA window from Marinitoga sp. 38H-ov contains the following coding sequences:
- a CDS encoding extracellular solute-binding protein: MKKFLVVFILLLSIAIFAETTIKVAVWSWDVELYKKIIQSFNEKYPDIKVEIVVNEPDVNSFLTAKSAAGEDLPDVVAQSWMELHYPVSQGWVYPLNDFVKNDPDFSFVPKQLQNAYSYNGVLFALPERLHFNTIMVNLDLLEKLNLKKPNYLWNINQFRTLARRGTTREYSGIDNLWEFDTFMAAVLTDHTSFWSFDINNWKFDLQNGGWIPAITLQKQLKSVPGLVAGDLFNQEIRDEGELDDYQKKFGRDADAFMEGKILFGFRGTWAWYENNLKELSWNYDMYPVPNDPKYGLRIPTHINYAFMTSTTKHPKEAFLFLKYLTYDPNGVKERLRILTNNKDAEGKLTKDWFIPATMHPDVVKYFDSVEFIPDGVKYMLKRLDRTVQVDLWKIVPGWWGAIWDVIFPVNEKIRSGEVEPEAVAAETEEKANEIIKEAWANFENDLNDFLNNFYNK, translated from the coding sequence ATGAAAAAGTTTTTAGTAGTTTTCATTTTACTATTAAGTATAGCTATTTTTGCTGAAACTACTATTAAAGTAGCTGTTTGGTCTTGGGATGTAGAGCTTTACAAAAAGATCATTCAAAGTTTCAATGAAAAATATCCAGATATCAAAGTTGAAATTGTTGTAAACGAACCTGATGTTAACAGTTTTTTGACAGCTAAAAGTGCTGCTGGCGAAGATTTACCTGATGTTGTTGCTCAATCATGGATGGAATTACATTACCCTGTTTCTCAAGGCTGGGTATATCCACTAAACGATTTTGTTAAAAATGATCCTGATTTTTCATTTGTCCCAAAACAATTACAAAATGCATATTCATATAATGGAGTATTATTTGCTTTACCCGAAAGATTGCATTTTAACACAATAATGGTTAATTTAGATTTATTAGAAAAATTAAATTTAAAAAAGCCTAATTATTTATGGAACATAAACCAATTTAGAACTTTAGCAAGAAGAGGTACTACAAGAGAATATTCAGGTATAGATAATTTATGGGAATTTGATACTTTTATGGCAGCAGTTTTAACAGATCACACAAGTTTTTGGAGTTTTGATATAAATAATTGGAAGTTTGATTTACAAAATGGTGGTTGGATCCCTGCAATTACATTACAAAAACAATTAAAATCCGTACCTGGTTTAGTAGCAGGAGATTTATTTAATCAAGAAATTAGAGACGAAGGCGAATTAGATGATTATCAAAAGAAATTTGGAAGAGATGCTGATGCATTTATGGAAGGTAAAATATTATTTGGATTTAGAGGAACATGGGCTTGGTATGAAAATAATTTAAAAGAACTTTCTTGGAATTATGATATGTATCCAGTTCCTAATGATCCTAAATACGGTTTAAGAATACCTACTCATATTAATTATGCATTTATGACATCAACAACAAAACATCCAAAAGAAGCTTTCTTATTCTTAAAATATTTAACCTATGATCCTAATGGAGTAAAAGAAAGGTTAAGAATTTTAACAAACAATAAAGATGCAGAAGGAAAATTAACAAAAGATTGGTTTATACCTGCAACAATGCACCCAGATGTAGTAAAATACTTTGATAGTGTAGAGTTTATTCCTGATGGAGTTAAGTATATGTTAAAAAGATTAGATAGAACAGTTCAAGTTGATTTATGGAAAATTGTACCTGGTTGGTGGGGTGCAATATGGGATGTAATATTCCCTGTAAATGAAAAAATTAGATCAGGTGAAGTTGAGCCCGAAGCAGTAGCTGCTGAAACAGAAGAAAAAGCAAATG